A single Curtobacterium sp. MCJR17_020 DNA region contains:
- the ftsY gene encoding signal recognition particle-docking protein FtsY, with product MASSWSLSSRLRGLFQRKTIDETTWEDLETALIGADFGPDISEAIIEDLHARVDRYGTTDPADLQRMLREVLEERLSKLDTTLKLSARPAVVLVVGVNGVGKTTTIGKFAKFLKTYDRTVLVGAADTFRAAAVEQVATWAERAGVDVVRPSQPGQDPASVAYQTVEKAIRDNTEIVVIDTAGRLHTKAGLMDELTKIKRVVEKQTEISEVLLVLDATTGQNGLAQAQAFIEGAGVTGLVITKLDGSAKAGFVLSVQEKTGIPIKLIGQGEGINDLTGFTPHVFVQNLVG from the coding sequence ATGGCGAGTTCCTGGTCACTGTCCTCACGGCTGCGCGGCCTCTTCCAGCGCAAGACGATCGACGAGACCACGTGGGAGGACCTCGAGACCGCGCTGATCGGCGCCGACTTCGGTCCGGACATCTCCGAGGCGATCATCGAGGACCTGCACGCGCGCGTCGACCGGTACGGCACGACCGACCCGGCCGACCTGCAGCGCATGCTGCGCGAGGTGCTCGAGGAACGGCTGTCGAAGCTCGACACCACGCTCAAGCTCAGCGCGCGGCCCGCCGTCGTGCTCGTCGTCGGGGTGAACGGGGTCGGCAAGACCACGACGATCGGCAAGTTCGCCAAGTTCCTGAAGACCTACGACCGCACGGTCCTCGTCGGAGCGGCCGACACCTTCCGTGCTGCCGCGGTCGAGCAGGTCGCGACCTGGGCCGAGCGCGCCGGCGTCGACGTCGTCCGCCCCTCGCAGCCCGGTCAGGACCCGGCCTCGGTGGCGTACCAGACCGTCGAGAAGGCGATCCGCGACAACACCGAGATCGTCGTCATCGACACCGCCGGCCGCCTGCACACGAAGGCGGGCCTGATGGACGAGCTGACGAAGATCAAGCGCGTCGTCGAGAAGCAGACCGAGATCAGCGAGGTGCTGCTCGTCCTCGACGCCACCACCGGGCAGAACGGCCTGGCCCAGGCGCAGGCGTTCATCGAGGGCGCCGGGGTCACCGGCCTCGTCATCACCAAGCTCGACGGCTCGGCGAAGGCCGGGTTCGTGCTCAGCGTGCAGGAGAAGACGGGCATCCCGATCAAGCTGATCGGGCAGGGTGAGGGCATCAACGACCTGACCGGTTTCACCCCGCACGTGTTCGTGCAGAACCTCGTCGGCTGA
- the coaD gene encoding pantetheine-phosphate adenylyltransferase: MAQIAVVPGSFDPVTLGHLDVIGRAAGLFDEVHVLVVHNPDKKPAMFEAVDRVRLIEESLAEVGTPGTVRVGEWTSGLLVDYCRQVGAKVLVKGVRSGEDVAYETPMAIMNRHLADVETVFLLPDASRSHVSSSLIRQVSTLGGDVTPYVPKAVAAALAAR; the protein is encoded by the coding sequence ATGGCGCAGATCGCGGTGGTCCCCGGTTCCTTCGACCCCGTCACGCTCGGGCACCTCGACGTCATCGGACGAGCTGCCGGGCTGTTCGACGAGGTGCACGTGCTCGTGGTGCACAACCCGGACAAGAAGCCCGCGATGTTCGAGGCGGTCGACCGCGTCCGGCTCATCGAGGAGTCACTGGCCGAGGTCGGGACTCCGGGAACGGTCCGGGTCGGGGAGTGGACCTCCGGGCTCCTCGTCGACTACTGCCGGCAGGTCGGGGCGAAGGTGCTCGTCAAGGGGGTGCGGTCGGGCGAGGACGTCGCGTACGAGACCCCGATGGCGATCATGAACCGGCACCTCGCCGACGTCGAGACCGTGTTCCTGCTGCCCGACGCCTCGCGCTCCCACGTGTCGAGCTCGCTCATCCGCCAGGTGTCGACGCTCGGCGGTGACGTCACCCCCTACGTGCCGAAGGCCGTGGCGGCGGCCCTCGCCGCCCGCTGA
- a CDS encoding TerC family protein — MDVPLFVWLLTIAGILALLVFDFYSHVRTPHVPHIRESAFWSVFYIGLAILFGFGILVFGGGQAGGEYFAGWLTEKALSVDNLFVFLIIMTSFAVPKEFQQKVLLVGVAIALVARGIFIALGVTIIENFSWVFYLFGALLFWLAWSQARSGNDHGGDEGDSRLIRILKRIIPTSDHYDGDRLTTKVDGKRLFTPMLLVMVAIGLTDVLFALDSIPAIFGLTQDAFIVFTANAFSLLGLRQLYFLIAGLLERLIYLGQGLAVILGFIGVKLVFHAMHVNELPFINGGEHIEWAPEIPIWFSLGFILLTIAVATTASLVVSKKRQERGLTPTGEPKESVAADAE; from the coding sequence GTGGACGTCCCACTCTTCGTCTGGCTCCTCACCATCGCAGGCATCCTCGCCCTGCTGGTGTTCGACTTCTACTCGCACGTGCGTACCCCGCACGTGCCGCACATCCGCGAATCCGCGTTCTGGTCCGTGTTCTACATCGGACTCGCGATCCTGTTCGGCTTCGGCATCCTGGTCTTCGGCGGCGGACAGGCCGGCGGTGAGTACTTCGCCGGGTGGCTCACCGAGAAGGCGTTGTCGGTCGACAACCTGTTCGTCTTCCTCATCATCATGACGAGCTTCGCCGTGCCGAAGGAGTTCCAGCAGAAGGTCCTGCTGGTCGGCGTCGCGATCGCCCTCGTCGCCCGAGGCATCTTCATCGCCCTCGGCGTCACGATCATCGAGAACTTCTCGTGGGTGTTCTACCTGTTCGGTGCGCTGCTGTTCTGGCTCGCGTGGTCGCAGGCGCGCAGCGGCAACGACCACGGTGGCGACGAGGGCGACTCCCGCCTGATCCGCATCCTGAAGCGCATCATCCCGACGTCGGACCACTACGACGGCGACCGCCTGACCACCAAGGTCGACGGCAAGCGCCTGTTCACCCCGATGCTGCTCGTCATGGTCGCGATCGGTCTGACCGACGTGCTGTTCGCGCTCGACTCGATCCCCGCGATCTTCGGGCTGACCCAGGACGCCTTCATCGTGTTCACCGCGAACGCGTTCTCGCTGCTTGGCCTGCGGCAGCTGTACTTCCTGATCGCCGGACTGCTCGAGCGTCTGATCTACCTGGGTCAGGGCCTCGCGGTCATCCTCGGCTTCATCGGTGTGAAGCTCGTCTTCCACGCCATGCACGTCAACGAGCTGCCGTTCATCAACGGTGGCGAGCACATCGAGTGGGCGCCCGAGATCCCGATCTGGTTCTCGCTGGGCTTCATCCTGCTGACCATCGCGGTCGCGACGACCGCCTCGCTGGTCGTCTCGAAGAAGCGCCAGGAGCGCGGGCTCACCCCGACGGGCGAGCCGAAGGAGTCGGTCGCGGCCGACGCGGAGTAA
- the mutM gene encoding bifunctional DNA-formamidopyrimidine glycosylase/DNA-(apurinic or apyrimidinic site) lyase, producing the protein MPELPEVEVVRAGLEPAVSGARVLHVDVVDERALTRHDGPAEDFAERLTGRTIAAAVRRGKFLWMPLQPEHEGDRPEALVAHLGMSGQILLGRGRPAAKHRRILIDVQPVGTDRDGTTEPAVELEFVDQRTFGSMAIDAMVPTVDGAPAGFAGHVDVADPDAVWRRSVPQQVSHIARDPLDPAFDDDRFTAVARKRSSGIKRILLDQGVVSGIGNIYADESLWAAKLHYDRPAERLTRADLARLLHEVRSVLRRALEDGGTSFDAQYVNVNGQSGYFSQRLNVYGQQGKPCPRCGTTIVREAFMNRSSHICPVCQPRPRARTR; encoded by the coding sequence GTGCCCGAACTCCCCGAGGTCGAGGTCGTCCGCGCCGGCCTCGAACCCGCGGTCAGCGGCGCTCGGGTGCTGCACGTCGACGTCGTCGACGAGCGAGCGCTCACCCGGCACGACGGCCCGGCCGAGGACTTCGCCGAGCGCCTGACCGGTCGCACCATCGCCGCAGCGGTCCGTCGGGGCAAGTTCCTCTGGATGCCGTTGCAGCCCGAGCACGAGGGCGACCGACCCGAAGCGCTCGTCGCCCACCTCGGCATGAGCGGCCAGATCCTGCTCGGCCGCGGTCGACCGGCGGCGAAGCACCGTCGCATCCTCATCGACGTGCAACCCGTCGGCACGGACCGCGACGGCACCACCGAACCCGCGGTCGAGCTCGAGTTCGTCGACCAGCGCACCTTCGGCTCGATGGCGATCGACGCGATGGTGCCGACGGTGGACGGCGCCCCCGCGGGGTTCGCCGGGCACGTCGACGTGGCGGACCCCGATGCCGTGTGGCGCCGGAGCGTGCCGCAGCAGGTGTCGCACATCGCCCGTGACCCGCTCGACCCCGCGTTCGACGACGACCGCTTCACCGCCGTCGCCCGGAAGCGTTCGAGCGGCATCAAGCGGATCCTGCTCGACCAGGGCGTCGTGAGCGGCATCGGGAACATCTACGCCGACGAGTCCCTCTGGGCCGCGAAGCTGCACTACGACCGACCGGCCGAGCGGCTGACCCGTGCCGACCTCGCACGCCTGCTGCACGAGGTGCGCAGTGTCCTCCGGCGCGCACTCGAGGACGGCGGGACGAGCTTCGATGCCCAGTACGTCAACGTCAACGGGCAGTCCGGGTACTTCTCGCAGCGGCTGAACGTCTACGGCCAGCAGGGGAAGCCCTGCCCCCGCTGCGGCACGACGATCGTGCGCGAGGCCTTCATGAACCGTTCGAGCCACATCTGCCCCGTGTGCCAACCGCGTCCCCGCGCCCGCACGCGTTAG
- a CDS encoding DUF177 domain-containing protein: MSSHVNSPYALRVRDLAHRPGEMREHSLDIVVPDALGAGVIAVREGAPLRIDLRLEGLHEGVLVSGHASADATGECSRCLIDISEPVEVDFAELFAYDASEDFDFFVRDDHVDCEQVVRDAVVLALPFQPVCRPDCPGLDPVTGERLADLDEQPVHETLDPRWAALTGIQLEAAERAAHGDTTDTKTTEGEERAEAE, translated from the coding sequence GTGTCTTCCCACGTGAACAGCCCCTACGCCCTGCGCGTGCGCGACCTGGCGCACCGTCCGGGCGAGATGCGCGAGCACTCGCTCGACATCGTGGTGCCGGACGCGCTGGGAGCCGGTGTGATCGCGGTGCGCGAAGGTGCTCCGCTGCGCATCGACCTGCGGCTCGAGGGCCTGCACGAGGGTGTCCTCGTGTCCGGTCACGCCTCAGCCGACGCGACGGGGGAGTGCTCGCGCTGCCTCATCGACATCAGTGAACCCGTCGAGGTCGATTTCGCCGAGCTGTTCGCGTATGATGCCTCGGAGGATTTCGACTTCTTCGTTCGCGATGACCACGTGGACTGCGAACAGGTCGTTCGAGATGCGGTGGTGCTGGCGCTGCCGTTCCAGCCGGTCTGCCGACCGGACTGCCCAGGCCTCGACCCGGTGACGGGCGAGCGACTGGCCGACCTCGATGAGCAGCCCGTTCACGAGACCCTGGACCCGCGCTGGGCAGCCCTGACCGGCATCCAGCTCGAAGCAGCCGAGCGTGCCGCCCACGGCGACACCACCGACACGAAGACCACCGAGGGCGAGGAGCGGGCCGAGGCCGAGTAG
- a CDS encoding DUF4175 domain-containing protein has protein sequence MPALLIIAIIVGLVLLFSGIFVGALKFLLWVGIVLIILAVIGWLLRSIRGRA, from the coding sequence ATGCCAGCTCTCCTGATCATCGCGATCATCGTCGGCCTCGTCCTGCTCTTCAGCGGCATCTTCGTCGGTGCGCTGAAGTTCCTGCTGTGGGTCGGGATCGTCCTCATCATCCTGGCCGTCATCGGCTGGCTCCTCAGGAGCATCCGCGGTCGCGCATAG
- the rpmF gene encoding 50S ribosomal protein L32 translates to MAVPKRKQSRANTHARRSQWKATPIQLVKTIENGQVTYSLPHRAKVVEDSAGTPLYMEYKGRKVADV, encoded by the coding sequence ATGGCCGTTCCCAAGCGCAAGCAGTCCCGTGCGAACACGCACGCCCGTCGTTCGCAGTGGAAGGCCACGCCGATCCAGCTCGTCAAGACGATCGAGAACGGTCAGGTCACCTACAGCCTCCCGCACCGCGCGAAGGTCGTCGAGGACTCGGCCGGCACCCCCCTGTACATGGAGTACAAGGGCCGCAAGGTCGCCGACGTCTGA
- the rnc gene encoding ribonuclease III, protein MTTTSGATGSRPVGPDVVRLQGQLGVDIDLELLQLALTHRSYAYEHGGIKHNERLEFLGDSILGQAVTVKLYRSFPELDEGDLAKRRASLVSTVALAEIARMIGLGQYLRLGKGEEQTGGRDKSSILADTVEAVIGATYLSAGPDPATDLVLRLVEPLMIDPDRFGAAMDPKTSLQELAASLSLGNPAYRVTETGPDHDKTFSATVVLQGEDIAVGTGSSKKAAEMSAALDAWTRLSGRAA, encoded by the coding sequence ATGACGACGACGTCCGGCGCCACGGGGTCCCGCCCCGTGGGGCCGGACGTCGTTCGTCTGCAGGGCCAGCTCGGGGTCGACATCGACCTCGAGCTGCTCCAGCTCGCCCTGACGCACCGCTCGTACGCCTACGAGCACGGGGGCATCAAGCACAACGAGCGCCTCGAGTTCCTCGGCGACTCGATCCTCGGCCAGGCCGTGACCGTGAAGCTCTACCGGTCCTTCCCCGAGCTCGACGAGGGTGACCTCGCGAAGCGTCGCGCCAGCCTGGTGTCGACGGTCGCCCTGGCCGAGATCGCCCGGATGATCGGGCTCGGCCAGTACCTGCGCCTCGGCAAGGGCGAGGAACAGACCGGCGGCCGCGACAAGTCGTCGATCCTCGCCGACACCGTCGAGGCCGTCATCGGCGCCACCTACCTGTCCGCGGGCCCCGACCCGGCGACCGACCTGGTGCTCCGCCTGGTCGAGCCGCTGATGATCGACCCGGACCGCTTCGGCGCCGCCATGGACCCGAAGACGAGCCTGCAGGAGCTCGCGGCGAGCCTCTCGCTCGGCAACCCGGCCTACCGCGTCACCGAGACCGGCCCGGACCACGACAAGACCTTCAGCGCGACCGTCGTCCTGCAGGGCGAGGACATCGCGGTCGGCACCGGCTCCAGCAAGAAGGCCGCCGAGATGTCCGCGGCGCTCGACGCCTGGACCCGGCTGTCCGGCCGAGCGGCCTGA
- a CDS encoding AAA family ATPase gives MYLKSLTIKGFKSFAQPTTFAFEPGVTCIVGPNGSGKSNVVDALAWVMGEQGAKTLRGGKMEDVIFAGTSTRGPLGRAQVLLTIDNTDGLLPIDYSEVTIARTLFRNGGSEYAINGENCRLLDVQELLSDTGLGREMHVIVGQGQLDKVLHATPEDRRGFIEEAAGILKHRRRKEKTLRKLDAMQTNLTRLSDLAGEIRRQLKPLGRQAEVARKAQSVAAVARDAKARILADDVVRLRRELHDHQEVEAGRKSERIVLTERLDQTRVRQQHVEQSMVGDDVDRARTVVHRLESVQERLRGLSSLANQRLMFLAQQADTPQQGPSITPERVAGVRAEADRLAARADEMQGGSAETARAVQAARDALDALDERIAAQAARVSQHDLEAQRLANAVDVARSKRGSTVADRERRQRALAEAGERAERATAALAELGTDPSEGVDDEALAATLQAAREQLETAQAARDEQRDRLHALERERDALDARVAALGMSIDVRDGSQALIDAGRAGIVGRLADALTVTPGFEGAVAVALDGLADAVLADDRSVALDAVDHARSADIGRIDVVVADAEVVPTDLPDTLPAGVRRALDLVQGPPAIAAILRNTLIADTADDQGANARTLDLEAVLAAAPQATVVTRSGDLVRAVRVTGGGERVTSRIELVAERDDAVTRRDAIRADAEDAATGLQAARTAVEDARRRADEADAASRAHAKATAEYDRASASTRAKAENAAAEVERLRAALAETDGAVEVVDAALAEAETALRAFTEQERPVVDASERPGLQDALEAARAAEVEQRIQVQTVRERVRAERHRADQLERQLEAERAAAEEAARRAVIRRGQIETAEAVLADLPGVLGAVDRSLAEARVQLATEESERSKRNTELQAIRNEERELRDRLQTITDGVHSLEMEIYEKKLHVSGVLDRALSDLGLTEPVLVTEYGPTVPVPVDVLVDPRVLARKHRDAERAAAAAAGIDEPADGDTAPVNEAATDTVISPGDDDTADLDTSPGDDTVALVDAESTLPGGPALPEFDVTDEVDPDDVETVPYVRAEQERRLQAAERDLGRLGKVNPLALEEFQALEQRHAFLAEQLEDLQKTRADLMTIIDELDTKMQTIFESAFNDTKDAFDVIFPILFPGGSGSINLTDPTDLLGTGIDVQVKPAGKKIDRLTLLSGGERSLAAVALLVAIFTARPSPFYIMDEVEAALDDANLGRLLTVFERLRESSQLIVITHQKRTMEIADALYGVSMRQDGVSAVVGQRVQKREPADAVA, from the coding sequence ATGTACTTGAAGAGCCTGACCATCAAGGGGTTCAAGTCCTTCGCGCAGCCGACGACGTTCGCGTTCGAGCCGGGCGTCACGTGCATCGTCGGCCCGAACGGCTCGGGCAAGTCCAACGTCGTCGACGCCCTGGCCTGGGTGATGGGGGAGCAGGGGGCGAAGACCCTGCGCGGCGGCAAGATGGAGGACGTCATCTTCGCAGGCACCTCGACCCGCGGGCCGCTCGGCCGCGCCCAGGTGCTGCTGACGATCGACAACACCGACGGGCTGCTGCCGATCGACTACTCCGAGGTGACCATCGCGCGCACGCTGTTCCGCAACGGCGGCAGCGAGTACGCCATCAACGGCGAGAACTGCCGGCTGCTCGACGTGCAGGAGCTCCTGAGTGACACCGGCCTCGGCCGCGAGATGCACGTCATCGTCGGGCAGGGGCAGCTCGACAAGGTCCTGCACGCCACCCCGGAGGACCGCCGCGGCTTCATCGAGGAAGCCGCCGGCATCCTGAAGCACCGTCGCCGCAAGGAGAAGACCCTCCGGAAGCTCGACGCGATGCAGACGAACCTGACCCGCCTGTCCGACCTCGCGGGCGAGATCCGACGCCAGCTGAAGCCGCTCGGCCGCCAGGCCGAGGTCGCCCGCAAGGCCCAGTCCGTCGCCGCCGTCGCGCGGGACGCCAAGGCCCGCATCCTCGCCGACGACGTCGTCCGGCTGCGCCGCGAACTGCACGACCACCAAGAGGTCGAGGCAGGCCGCAAGTCCGAGCGAATCGTCCTGACCGAGCGACTCGACCAGACCCGGGTCCGCCAGCAGCACGTCGAGCAGAGCATGGTCGGCGACGACGTCGATCGTGCCCGGACCGTGGTGCACCGCCTGGAGAGCGTGCAGGAGCGCCTGCGCGGGCTGTCCAGCCTGGCGAACCAGCGGCTGATGTTCCTGGCGCAGCAGGCTGACACCCCGCAGCAGGGCCCCTCGATCACCCCGGAGCGCGTCGCCGGTGTCCGTGCCGAGGCCGATCGACTCGCCGCCCGCGCCGACGAGATGCAGGGCGGTTCCGCCGAGACCGCCCGCGCGGTGCAGGCCGCCCGTGACGCCCTCGACGCCCTCGACGAACGCATCGCCGCGCAGGCCGCCCGGGTCTCGCAGCACGACCTCGAGGCGCAGCGGCTGGCGAACGCCGTCGACGTGGCCCGGTCGAAGCGCGGGTCCACGGTGGCGGACCGTGAGCGTCGACAGCGAGCCCTCGCCGAGGCGGGCGAACGCGCCGAGCGTGCGACGGCTGCCCTCGCCGAACTCGGCACCGATCCGTCCGAGGGCGTCGACGACGAAGCCCTCGCCGCCACGCTCCAGGCCGCCCGCGAGCAGCTGGAGACCGCGCAGGCCGCCCGCGACGAGCAGCGCGACCGGCTGCACGCCCTCGAGCGCGAGCGGGACGCCCTCGACGCGCGGGTCGCGGCGCTCGGCATGTCGATCGACGTCCGCGACGGTTCGCAGGCGCTCATCGACGCCGGACGCGCGGGGATCGTCGGGCGTCTGGCCGACGCGCTCACGGTGACGCCCGGGTTCGAGGGCGCCGTCGCCGTCGCGCTCGACGGGCTCGCCGACGCCGTCCTCGCCGACGACCGGTCGGTCGCGCTCGACGCCGTCGACCACGCCCGCTCCGCGGACATCGGTCGCATCGACGTCGTCGTCGCGGACGCCGAGGTCGTCCCCACGGACCTGCCGGACACGCTGCCGGCCGGCGTCCGCCGGGCCCTCGACCTGGTGCAGGGCCCGCCGGCGATCGCCGCGATCCTGCGGAACACCCTGATCGCGGACACTGCCGACGACCAGGGCGCGAACGCGCGCACTCTCGACCTGGAGGCCGTGCTCGCCGCCGCCCCGCAGGCGACGGTCGTCACCCGCTCCGGTGACCTCGTGCGCGCCGTCCGCGTCACCGGCGGCGGGGAGCGCGTGACCTCGCGGATCGAGCTCGTCGCGGAGCGCGACGACGCCGTGACGCGACGCGACGCCATCAGGGCGGACGCCGAGGACGCAGCCACGGGCCTCCAGGCAGCACGCACCGCCGTCGAGGACGCACGCCGCCGTGCGGACGAGGCCGACGCTGCGTCCCGCGCGCACGCGAAGGCGACGGCCGAGTACGACCGGGCCAGCGCCTCGACGCGGGCGAAGGCCGAGAACGCGGCGGCCGAGGTGGAGCGCCTGCGTGCTGCCCTCGCCGAGACCGACGGCGCCGTCGAGGTCGTCGACGCCGCCCTGGCGGAGGCGGAGACGGCGCTCCGCGCGTTCACCGAGCAGGAGCGTCCCGTCGTCGACGCCTCCGAGCGTCCGGGCCTGCAGGACGCACTCGAGGCCGCACGCGCCGCCGAGGTCGAGCAGCGCATCCAGGTGCAGACCGTGCGCGAGCGCGTCCGCGCCGAACGGCACCGTGCCGACCAGCTCGAACGCCAGCTCGAGGCCGAGCGCGCGGCGGCGGAGGAAGCAGCGCGTCGTGCGGTGATCCGCCGCGGGCAGATCGAGACCGCCGAAGCCGTCCTCGCCGACCTGCCGGGCGTGCTGGGCGCCGTCGACCGGTCGCTGGCCGAGGCGCGCGTGCAGCTCGCGACCGAGGAGTCCGAACGGTCGAAGCGCAACACCGAACTGCAGGCGATCCGGAACGAGGAGCGCGAGCTCCGCGACCGGCTGCAGACGATCACCGACGGTGTGCACTCGCTCGAGATGGAGATCTACGAGAAGAAGCTGCACGTGTCGGGCGTGCTCGACCGGGCGCTGAGCGACCTCGGGCTGACCGAGCCCGTGCTCGTCACCGAGTACGGGCCGACCGTGCCGGTGCCGGTCGACGTGCTGGTGGACCCGCGGGTGCTCGCACGGAAGCACCGCGACGCCGAGCGCGCGGCGGCTGCCGCGGCGGGCATCGACGAGCCGGCGGACGGTGACACGGCGCCGGTCAACGAGGCCGCGACAGACACCGTCATCTCCCCGGGCGACGACGACACGGCGGACCTCGACACCAGCCCCGGCGACGACACCGTGGCGCTCGTCGACGCCGAATCGACGTTGCCCGGCGGCCCCGCCCTGCCCGAGTTCGACGTCACCGACGAGGTCGACCCCGACGACGTCGAGACCGTGCCGTACGTCCGCGCCGAGCAGGAGCGCCGCCTGCAGGCCGCCGAACGCGACCTCGGCCGGCTCGGCAAGGTGAACCCGCTCGCGCTCGAGGAGTTCCAGGCGCTGGAGCAGCGGCACGCGTTCCTCGCCGAGCAGCTCGAGGACCTGCAGAAGACCCGCGCCGACCTGATGACGATCATCGACGAGCTCGACACGAAGATGCAGACGATCTTCGAGTCGGCGTTCAACGACACCAAGGACGCCTTCGACGTCATCTTCCCGATCCTGTTCCCGGGCGGCTCCGGCTCGATCAACCTCACCGACCCGACCGACCTGCTCGGCACCGGGATCGACGTGCAGGTGAAGCCCGCCGGCAAGAAGATCGACCGCCTGACGCTGCTGTCCGGCGGCGAGCGGTCCCTTGCCGCAGTGGCGCTGCTCGTCGCGATCTTCACCGCGCGGCCGTCGCCGTTCTACATCATGGACGAGGTCGAGGCCGCCCTCGACGACGCGAACCTCGGCCGCCTGCTGACGGTGTTCGAGCGGCTCCGCGAGTCCTCGCAGCTCATCGTCATCACGCACCAGAAGCGCACGATGGAGATCGCCGACGCCCTGTACGGGGTGTCGATGCGGCAGGACGGCGTGTCCGCCGTCGTCGGGCAGCGGGTGCAGAAGCGCGAGCCCGCCGACGCGGTCGCGTAG